The DNA sequence GGCAGCGCTGGAACGATTATGGCATCGGGCTGTTCCTCAAAGGAAAAGCCGAACTGCGTCAGGCCGCCGAGGCGTTCAGCCAGGTTGATCAACTGGGCCGCTATGATGGTACTCTGAACCTGGCGCGGGTCTACTTCCGCGAAGGACGTCTGCAGGACGCCGTCGAGGCCCTGCAAAAATCCTCGACCTTCACCGATCCCCCCGCCCCGCCGTGGACGCTCGCCTGGTTGAGCGGCAAGGTGAACCAGCAACAGGGACACCTGGAAGAAGCCGAGAAGAACTACCGCAGTGTCCTGGAAGACCAGACCGAAGAACGCACCAGTCGTGGCTTTGATTTCAGCAAAGATTACGTGGTGATCAACGACCTGGGACAAAACCTGTTCGATCAGGCCAAACGGTTCCGTACCGAAGCCAATCGGGATCAACGGGACCAGTTACTCAATCAGGCGGTGGAACAGTTCCAGAAGACGCTGGTACTGGATCCGGAAAACGTGACAGCGCACTACAACCTGTCGCTGATTTACGATCAGTTGGGAAAACAGGAACTGTCCGAGGAGCATCGTAAGCTGCACCTGAAGTATAAAGTGGACGATACCGCACGCGGTTTTGCCGAACGCAAGGCCCGTGAGAAATACCCTGCAGCCAACCATGCTGCAGAACAACCTGTGATTTACTCGTTACATCGTAAGACTGAAACCAAACCGAATGCGACCGCCCTCAAGGACTGACGCCTGCGGTGACTGATAAACAACCCAAGGATTTTCCCATGACAGATCAGAACAACACCGATCTGGAACTTGATCCGAATCTCGAAGAAGAGACCGAACAGAACGACGAGTCGATCGGCCGCGCCTTCTGGTATTCACTCTCCGTGATGCTGGTCCTGGCGGTCATCGGCGGTACCGTCTTTCTGGTGAACCAGCTCAACGAACCGGAAACCGTGGTCAAGGAGACGCCACTGTCTCTGCCTGAAAAACGGGAAGTGGAAGAAATTATCCTTCCCAAGATTCCGTTTAAAGACATTACCGAGGAAGCAGGCATCGCTTTTGTCCACAACAATGGTGCTGCCGGCGAAAAACTGCTGCCGGAAACCATGGGGGGCGGTGCGGCCTTCTTCGACTATGACAGCGACGGCGATCAGGATTTACTGCTCGTTGGTTCTACCGACTGGCCTTGGACCGACTCTTCGAGGAAAGTAAAACCAGATGCGTCATCGCTGGCACTGTACCAGAATGATGGCACAGGTAAATTCAAAGATGTCACAGAAGACATGGGTCTGGATGTTTCGATGTATGGCATGGGCGTCGCCTGCGGAGACTATAACAACGATGGCCTGGTGGATCTGTTCGTTTCCTGCCTGGAATCCAACTATCTGTTTAAAAATGAAGGCAACCGATTTGTCGATGTGACGAGTCAGGCAGGTGTCGGCGGTCCCGATAAACTGTGGAGCACCAGTTGTGGCTGGTTTGACTATGACCGGGATGGCGACCTCGACCTGCTGGTCTGCAACTACGTTGACTGGACCCCCGCCTACGACCGCGCACAGAACTTTACCCTGAAAGGGGGAATCCGCGCCTATGGTCGTCCCCAGAACTTTAACGGCGTAAACCCCCTGCTCTACGAAAACCTGGGGAACGGCACCTTTCAGGAGCGAAGCGAACAGGCGGGGTTGAAAATCATTTCTCCCGGCACCGGAGTCCCACTGGCCAAATCGCTGGGACTGCATTTCTATGATTTTGATCAGGACGGTTACCTGGATGTATTCATCACGAACGACACCGTCCAGAACCTGCTGTTTCACAATCAACAGGATGGCACCTTTAAAGAAGTCGCCGCACTCTCGGGTGTCGCCTTTGATATGGACGGCAATGCCCGTGGTGCCATGGGCGTCGATATCGCAGCCTTCCGCAATGATGAAACCCTGGGCATCGCCATCGGGAACTTCGCCAACGAGATGACGGCCCTCTACACTTCACCCGGAAAAGAGATGCAGTTCATTGACGAAGCGGTCTCGAACGGTCTGGGACCACAAACCCGCATGGCACTTACCTTTGGCGTCTTCTTCTTCGATGCCGATCTGGATGGCAGGCTCGATCTGTTCTCGGCCAACGGTCACCTGGAGGAAGACATCAACATCGTCCAGGAACGCCAGCATTATGAACAGTCACCACAGCTGTTCTGGAACTGCGGAGCACAACACGCCACGGAATTCCTGCCGCTGGGAGAAGCGCTCGTCGGTTCCGATTTTGTAAAACCGCTGGTCGGTCGCGGTGCGACCTTTGCCGACATCGATGCAGACGGCGACCTGGATCTGCTCATTATGACTACTGGAAATAAGCCACGCCTGCTCCGTAATGAGCAGGCAACGGGCAATCACTGGGTTCGCTTCCGGCTGTCCAGTACGCCCGCTGGAGACCAGAAACCGAACCAGCGTGCCTCCAATCATGATGCTCTGGGAGCCGAAGTCAGGATTAAAACGAAGACAGGTACTCAGAGCCGCCTGCTGATGCCCACCCGGAGTTATATCTCACAAACGGAGCTGCCCGTTACGTTTGGGCTCGGCACGGAAACAGAAATTCAGTCCGTGAACATCCAATGGCCGTCTGGAAAAGTGACGACTCTGGAAAATCTCAAAGCGGACAAATTATACCAGATTTCTGAACAGGATGGTCTTGTTGACAAATAGCAACAAAGGTCTCTGATCCGTTCTCCTATTTTTCTGGACTTAGCGGATTTCAAATGGAAATCCTTGACATCTTCGCATCAACTTTGTTTGATATATAGGGTATCAAGGTGTGCACAAGCAGGTGTGAATTTGAAATTGTCCTTGAATTACTGAGACCGAATTTGGCATAATACGCGTTCGGGTGATTAAAAAGTTTCCTTCCCCCACTGGCGGATGCATGACAAGAAGCATGCTTTGTCGGAATCGCCTGTTATTAAACTCTGTTTCGTTCCGTGACGATCAGAGCCATCCGCCAGGTTAAACTGGCTATATTCCAACCTGATAAGAATTAAGTGCTCATACCCTGTTGCAAGCGTTTAGCCTCTGGCCCCGTGAGCCAATAACCGGACACAAATTATCCCCCCATCGGAAATGGAGATGACCCAATGAGCTTCAAACGATCACGTCGTGACTTTTTACACGTTGGTTTTGCGGGTGGAATCGGGCTGACTCTACCTGAATTTCTGCGTATTAAAAGCGCTCAGGCAGAACAAAAGTATTATGAGACCAAGGAAGGCACAGCCAAATCTGTGATCTTCATTTATCTACCAGGTGGTGCAGCACACCAGGAAACCTGGGATCCCAAACCTTACGCTCCCGTCGAATACCGTGGACCGATGGGTTCCATCGAAACCAACGTCGCAGGCGTTCGTTTCAATGAGAAACTGGCCAAGACCGCCAAAATCATGGATAAGCTGACCGTCTGCCGTTCCATGTCACACGGCGAAGCGGCTCACGAGCGCGGAACGCATAATATGTTCACCGGCTATCGTCCCAGCCCGGCTCTGCAGTTCCCCAGCATGGGAAGTGTCGTCACCCACGAGTTCGGTCCCCGGAACAGCATGCCTCAGTATGTCTGTATCCCGAATCAGCCGAACGAATTCGCCGGAACCGGATACCTCAGCTCTTCCTTCGCTCCTTTCAGCGTCGGAGCTGACCCTGCCTCCAATGGTTTCAAAGTTCGTGACCTGAACCTGCCCGGTGGTGTCGACGACAAGCGGTTCACCCGCCGTCGCTCTCTGCTGGACGCTGTCAACGATCACTTTGTTAGCAAAGAAAAAGCAGACTCTCTGGATGCCGTCGATACCTTCTACAAGCAGGCCTACGACATGGTCTCATCGAAAGCTTCACAGGAAGCCTTCGACCTCGACAAAGAAGATGCCAAAGTTCGTGACGCCTACGGCCGCAACCAGGCTGGTGCCCGCATGCTGCTGTCCCGTCGTCTGGTTGAGGCAGGTGCCCGTTTTGTCACCATGACTTATGGTGGCTGGGACATGCATGACCGGATCCAGACCGGAATCGAACGGAACCTGCCTTCCTTCGACCAGGCATTCTCCACACTGATTACAGACCTTTACGACCGCGGACTGCTGGACAGCACTCTGGTCTGCGTCTGCAGTGAATTTGGTCGTACTCCGAAAATCAATGGTACTGCCGGCCGCGACCACTGGCCGAAAGTATTCAGTCTGGTCATGGCTGGTGGCGGTATCAAAGGCGGTCAGGTATATGGTTCGTCTGATGCCATCGCCAGTGAACCGGAAGACAAACCACTGTCCGTTATGGACTGGGCTTCCACCATTTACCACTGCATGGGGATTGTCTCAGACAAAGAACTGATGGCTCCCGGCGATCGTCCCATCGAAATCGTTGATGGCGGCAAAGTCGTTAAAGAGCTGCTCGTCTGAGAGCAATCTAACCGGAATTAAAAGAACAGTCTGTTAGCACGGGTCTGACCCGTGCTAACATTCTCGTTCCAGCGGAAATAAAAACTGATTCTCGAACATTCACATTCCAAGGGGGGAACCGTGATGCTGCAGAATTTCAAGTCTGTCTGCACCGGCATTTTGACACTCGCACTCAGCGTACTACTCGTAGACTCCGCCTGGGCCACAGATCCCAGTCTGAACTATGTCCGTCCCCGAGGAGGACAACGGGGTACCGAGTTGGAACTCACCTTCATTGGTGCCCGTCTCTCTGATGCGGTCGAAATTCTGTCCTATAAAAAAGGATTCGAATTCAAAGACATCAAAGCGAATCCCAAAAACGCGAATGTCTGTACCGCGATCGTCAAAATCGCCCCTGACTGTGCCTTGGGTGAGCATACCTTTCAGGTTCGCACGAAAACGGGTGTCTCCGAATACAAAACATTCTGGGTCGGACCGTTCCCCGAAATCGCCGAAAAAGAACCTAACAGCGAATTCGAAACGCCTCAGCCCATTGAAATGAATCACACCGTGAGTGGTGTCGTTCAAAATGAAGACGTTGATCACTATGTCGTCACAGCCAAAAAAGGCGATCGTATCTCTGCAGAAATCGAGGGCATTCGTCTGGCGACCACACTTTTCGACCCTTACATCGCCATCCTGGACGAAAAACGTTTTGAACTCAAAGCCGAAGACGATCTCCCCCTGCTGAGAAATGATGCTGCGGTCTCGGTAATTGCCCCCGCTGATGGCAAATACACGATCCTGGTTCGTGACAGTTCATACGGCGGAAACGGTGCTGCATTCTACCGTCTGCACGTCGGTACTTATCCTCGTCCGACAGCCGTTTATCCCGCTGGCGGACAACTGGGAACCAAACAGAAAGTCACCTTCAAAGGTAATACCGTCGATAACCTGGTTCAGGAATTCCAGCTCCCTGATAAGCCCGATGCTGAGTTC is a window from the Gimesia benthica genome containing:
- a CDS encoding CRTAC1 family protein; translation: MTDQNNTDLELDPNLEEETEQNDESIGRAFWYSLSVMLVLAVIGGTVFLVNQLNEPETVVKETPLSLPEKREVEEIILPKIPFKDITEEAGIAFVHNNGAAGEKLLPETMGGGAAFFDYDSDGDQDLLLVGSTDWPWTDSSRKVKPDASSLALYQNDGTGKFKDVTEDMGLDVSMYGMGVACGDYNNDGLVDLFVSCLESNYLFKNEGNRFVDVTSQAGVGGPDKLWSTSCGWFDYDRDGDLDLLVCNYVDWTPAYDRAQNFTLKGGIRAYGRPQNFNGVNPLLYENLGNGTFQERSEQAGLKIISPGTGVPLAKSLGLHFYDFDQDGYLDVFITNDTVQNLLFHNQQDGTFKEVAALSGVAFDMDGNARGAMGVDIAAFRNDETLGIAIGNFANEMTALYTSPGKEMQFIDEAVSNGLGPQTRMALTFGVFFFDADLDGRLDLFSANGHLEEDINIVQERQHYEQSPQLFWNCGAQHATEFLPLGEALVGSDFVKPLVGRGATFADIDADGDLDLLIMTTGNKPRLLRNEQATGNHWVRFRLSSTPAGDQKPNQRASNHDALGAEVRIKTKTGTQSRLLMPTRSYISQTELPVTFGLGTETEIQSVNIQWPSGKVTTLENLKADKLYQISEQDGLVDK
- a CDS encoding DUF1501 domain-containing protein; amino-acid sequence: MSFKRSRRDFLHVGFAGGIGLTLPEFLRIKSAQAEQKYYETKEGTAKSVIFIYLPGGAAHQETWDPKPYAPVEYRGPMGSIETNVAGVRFNEKLAKTAKIMDKLTVCRSMSHGEAAHERGTHNMFTGYRPSPALQFPSMGSVVTHEFGPRNSMPQYVCIPNQPNEFAGTGYLSSSFAPFSVGADPASNGFKVRDLNLPGGVDDKRFTRRRSLLDAVNDHFVSKEKADSLDAVDTFYKQAYDMVSSKASQEAFDLDKEDAKVRDAYGRNQAGARMLLSRRLVEAGARFVTMTYGGWDMHDRIQTGIERNLPSFDQAFSTLITDLYDRGLLDSTLVCVCSEFGRTPKINGTAGRDHWPKVFSLVMAGGGIKGGQVYGSSDAIASEPEDKPLSVMDWASTIYHCMGIVSDKELMAPGDRPIEIVDGGKVVKELLV
- a CDS encoding pre-peptidase C-terminal domain-containing protein; amino-acid sequence: MLQNFKSVCTGILTLALSVLLVDSAWATDPSLNYVRPRGGQRGTELELTFIGARLSDAVEILSYKKGFEFKDIKANPKNANVCTAIVKIAPDCALGEHTFQVRTKTGVSEYKTFWVGPFPEIAEKEPNSEFETPQPIEMNHTVSGVVQNEDVDHYVVTAKKGDRISAEIEGIRLATTLFDPYIAILDEKRFELKAEDDLPLLRNDAAVSVIAPADGKYTILVRDSSYGGNGAAFYRLHVGTYPRPTAVYPAGGQLGTKQKVTFKGNTVDNLVQEFQLPDKPDAEFELFATDAGGTAPSGNVFRLFPHGNSMEQEPNNDFKTASAAALPNAFNGIIETDGDIDYFKFQGKKDQTLEIECYARRIRSPLDAVVNLYNAKFGRVAGNDDSRGPDSYFRYKFPADGDYYISITDHLSRGGADFVYRIEMLPVSPSLELGIPRNARYSQERQQIVVPRGNRFAAVISASRSNFGGEIALDSSNFPKGVKVVAEPMAANLTTMPVVFEAAADAPVEGELIELKGHHVDPKQNISGSSPTGPTWFACGTTSCCG